In Parasegetibacter sp. NRK P23, the genomic stretch CCAAAAACAGGTACCTGCTCGGCAAGATCAGTATTACCGACCTGGGATTGGCGCAAGATGCCAAAGACAAAGCCCTGATTGATTACACCAGGATACTCCAGGAATACTGGGTAGCATATTATACCCTCCGGAGAATTACCTTATTCGATTTTGAAAAAGAACAAAAAATAACGGCCGGGGTTAGCCGCAAGTAACCAACCATTAAACCTTAAGAGGCGTATCAGCTAAGGCAATGCCCAATGCCCCGCTTTAGCTGGTACGCTTTCTTTTTCTGTCTATTTTTTATCCTTGATTTCCTGGATTCGGATGTTTTTCCACCGCACTTTTATGCCACCACCATCATGGATCTGCAAAGCGAGAAATCCATTCGCGGCGCCTATTTTTTCGTCCTTCAGAAACACCATCTGGGTACCATTCAGCCAGGTGGTCACTTCATCTCCGATCACCTGTATTTTCATGGTGTTCCATTCTCCGGGCTTCAGCGCGGCCTCTTTTTCCGCATCCGGTTTAATGAGCCATCCTCTGCCATAAGACTCATAGATGCCCCCTGAATGCAGCCCCGGAGGCGCTACTTCCACCTGCCATCCCTGAATTTTCACCCCTTCAATGGATGAACGGAAAAATACGCCGGAATTGCCATTGTCTTCCTGTTTAAAATCGAGTTCAAGGATGAAGTTTTTGTACTTCTTTTGGGTGGACAGGTAGCCATATTGCTTATCCGGCCCGCTCTCACAAACCAGTTCACCTTTATCTACATACCATTTTTCAGTACCGTGTACCGTCCAGCCGGAAAGGTTTTTCCCATTGAAGATGGATTTTCTTTTTTGCGCGTTTACCGAAACGCCTATAAAGGTCAGGAAGCCGATTGCAAGCAACAGTTTTTTCATCTGGTTGATTTATGATTACGAAGATAGAGCAAACTACCATCCGGGAATAAACGCGACGATTTCTTCCAGGAATTTCTTATCCGTTTCATCAAAATGATCCAGGTGTTCACTGTCAACATCCAGTACGGCCACCACTTCGCCGTTCCTCACCACGGGTACAACAATTTCCGATTTGGAAAGGCTGCTGCAGGCGATATGCCCCGGGAATGCGTCCACATCAGGAACGATCAGTGTTTCGGCTCTTTCCCAACTGGTACCACATACGCCTTTCCCTTTTTTAATACGGGTACAGGCGATTGGTCCCTGGAAGGGCCCGAGCACCAATTCGCTTTCTTTTACCAGGTAAAAACCTACCCACCACCACCTGAACTGCTCTTTCAATCCGCCTGAAATATTCGCGAGGTTAGCGATCAGGTCGGGTTCACCTTCCACCAGCGCCTTCAGTTGCGGCACCAGTGACTTATATTGTTCTTCCTTGGTTCCTTGTTCTACCAACAGGTCTTCAGCCATTTTCCTTTTTTTGCAAAGATACCGAAAGGATTGAAAAGGGAGGCCTCCACCGGAGCTTTGGCCTCCCGGACCTACTACCACCACTACACTTTTTTACCCTCCAGCACCAGGAGTTCCTGCGCGCACACTTCGGTTACATAGCGGCGTACACCTTCCTTGTCGGTATAGGTCCTGGATTGCAGTTTACCTTCCACGGCCACTTCGGTACCTTTATCCAACAGCTTTTCCGCGATTTCCGCAAGTTTCCCCCAGGCGATTACCTGGTGCCATTGCGTTTCCGTTACTTTTTCACCCTGGCTGTTCTTGTACGTTTCATTGGTAGCAATATTCATTTTTGCCAGTTTTTTCCCCGTATCCATTTCCCTGATGTCCGGTGCCGCACCGAGGTGACCGATCAATTGCACTTTGTTTTTTAAAGCATTCATGTTACACGATTTTTGATTTCTGAATATTCACGGCCGTTTTCAATACAAAATTGCACCTTCCGTTATTGAGCAGTCGAACGATAAGTGTTTATAACATGATATAAGCGTTAAAACACGGTTTAAAGG encodes the following:
- a CDS encoding DUF1080 domain-containing protein, with product MKKLLLAIGFLTFIGVSVNAQKRKSIFNGKNLSGWTVHGTEKWYVDKGELVCESGPDKQYGYLSTQKKYKNFILELDFKQEDNGNSGVFFRSSIEGVKIQGWQVEVAPPGLHSGGIYESYGRGWLIKPDAEKEAALKPGEWNTMKIQVIGDEVTTWLNGTQMVFLKDEKIGAANGFLALQIHDGGGIKVRWKNIRIQEIKDKK
- a CDS encoding GAF domain-containing protein — translated: MAEDLLVEQGTKEEQYKSLVPQLKALVEGEPDLIANLANISGGLKEQFRWWWVGFYLVKESELVLGPFQGPIACTRIKKGKGVCGTSWERAETLIVPDVDAFPGHIACSSLSKSEIVVPVVRNGEVVAVLDVDSEHLDHFDETDKKFLEEIVAFIPGW
- a CDS encoding single-stranded DNA-binding protein — its product is MNALKNKVQLIGHLGAAPDIREMDTGKKLAKMNIATNETYKNSQGEKVTETQWHQVIAWGKLAEIAEKLLDKGTEVAVEGKLQSRTYTDKEGVRRYVTEVCAQELLVLEGKKV